The Ruania halotolerans genome contains the following window.
TGCGCCGAGCCCGCCGAGCCAGTCGATGATGGTCGGGAGAGCCACTGACGGCGGCCCTGACGTGCCCGACCGGGCCGGTCGCTACTTCTGGCAACTTTCGTCAGGCGTTGCCTTCGACCGTGTAATGGCGTTCGATTCCCGCTGTGGCGCGACCCCACTCACTGGCGGCCACTCGCTCCTGATGTGCGCGGAATGCGGTGGCGTCGCGGAACAGCTCATCGACGTGCCAGACGTGCGGATCATCACTGCGATGTACCTCGAAGGACAGGCAGCCGGCCTCGGCGCGGGTGAGCGCGACGTGTTCCGGCAGGTACCGGAGTACGGTCGCGGCCTGGTCTGCGTCGGTGCAGACGAGCTGCCCGTTGAGGCGTACCTGCGACATGACTCTCCGATCCACGGCTACGAGCTTCACTTCGTCAGAGCACGGTATCGGTCATCGATGGCGTGACGGCGACGAGGGCGTGTGGCTCCGTCGCAACGGCCGTCACTCTCACCCGACGTGAGCGTGCTCATGGTGCGGAATGTCTCATCTGTGCGGTCGGTCGATCCCTGACGCGCCGGTAGAGTTGAGGCCGGAGGGTGCCAAAGTGACGTTGTACCAAGAGGCGGCCCGACGCCGCACCATCGCCGTGATTTCCCATCCGGACGCTGGTAAGTCCACCCTCACCGAGGCGTTGGCGCTGCATGCTCAGGTGATCGGGGAAGCCGGGGCTGTCCATGGCAAGGGCAACCGCAGTGGTGTGGTCTCCGACTGGCTCGAGATGGAACGCAAGCGCGGGATCTCGATCACCTCCGCTGCTTTGCAGTTCGCCTGGGGCGACCTGGTGATCAATCTCCTGGACACCCCCGGGCACGCGGACTTCTCCGAGGACACCTACCGGGTGCTCACCGCCGTGGATTGCGCCGTGATGCTGATCGACTCCGCCAAGGGGCTGGAACCGCAGACCTTCAAGCTCTTCGAGGTGTGCCGCAGGCGGCAGGTCCCGGTGATCGCCTTCATCAACAAGTGGGACCGGCCCGGGCTCGAAGCGCTGGAGCTGATCGACGAGATCAACGAACGACTCGATCGGGAACCGCAACTGGTGACGTGGCCGGTGGGGATCGGTGGTTCCGACTTCGGCCTGCTCGATGCTGCGACCGGCCACGTGCATGCCTACCGGAAGGCACCGGGCGGTGCGCAGCTCGCCGAGGACAACTCTCTTGACGCCGCCGCAGCACGTGAGCACTTCGGCGATGAGGACACCCGCGCCCGCGAAGAGGCGGAGCTGCTCCCGGCACTCGACCCGGAGGCGCCGAAAGCCACGGTGATGCCCGTCCTGTTCGGAGCGGCCCTGGGCAACATCGGCGTCCGGCAACTGCTGGAGACCGTTGAGCGTTGGGCGCCCGCGCCCCACGACCGCCCGACCGACAGTGGGGAGGAGCGCGAGGTCGACTCGCCGTTCTCCGGGTTCGTGTTCAAGATGCAGGCCGGGATGGATCCCAAGCACCGCGATCACGTCGCCTACGTGCGGGTCTGCTCGGGCACCTTCGAACGCGGCATGATCCTCATCCATGAGCCCACCGGTCGCTCGTTCGCCACCAAGTACGCCCTGTCGATCTTCGGCCGGGACCGGGAGGTGACGGACCTCGCCTACCCGGGGGACGTCGTCGGGCTGGTGAACGCGGCGAACCTGGCCGTGGGCGACACCCTCTACGACGCCGCCGGACCGGCCGTGACGTTCCCGCCGATGCCGGTCTTCGAGCCGGAGCATTTCGCCGCAGCCCGGGTTGCGGACCCGAGTGATTCCAAGAAGTTCCGGCGCGGGATGGACAAGCTCGTGCAAGAGGGTGTGGTGCAACGCCTCGTCTCCGAGCTACGCGGCGACGGGAACCCGATCCTCGCCGCTGTCGGGCCGCTGCAGTTCGAGGTGGCCTCGCACCGGATGGAGCATGAGTTCGGTGGCCGGATCGTGCTGGACGCCCTCCCGTACTCCGTCGCCCGGCGGGTGAGTGCCGAGGACGCAGCCACGATCTCGGGAGTCTCCGGCGTGGAGATCGCCCGCCGGCACGACGGCGTCTGGCTCGCCCTGCTGCGGGACATCTACTTGGCCCGGTCGATCGGGCGGACCCATCCGGACGTCACCCTGCATTCTCTGCTCGCCGACGCCTCCTGAGGCCTCGCGGACACACCTTCCACACGTCGACAGAGGGAGGAAGGTGTGTCCGTCTCGGGAGGGTAGGTCGGCGCGAGTGGGTCTACGCCTCGATGGAGGAGCCCACGGGCAGGACTGGCTTGAGGGTGTAGCGCGAGTTGCCCCACGCCGTGTACAGCAGCGGCGTCGCCGCCAGACCGACGGCGAGGGCTGGGTGTGCCACGAAGAGTCCCGCGAGCAGGCCGAGCACCAGGAAGGACACCAGCGTCAGGTACCAGCGGCGCACCCCCAAGTAGACCGAGGCGCGCAGCACGTCGCGCAGCCGGGCCTCGGGCCGCTCCACGCTTGCCACCAGCGCGAGCAGCGCCGTGGCGGTGGCGAGTACGAGCAGCACCACCAGCACAGGCGTCAGCACGGCGCCCAGGCGAGAGCCCCACAGGGCGAGGACATCCACGGCCAGTACCACCGCCGTCGCGGTCCACATCGCCGCGATCGCCAGGGATCGGCGCAGGTGCACCGCCCAGGCACGCCAGAAGGTGCGGATCACATCGGTGCCGTGGGTGCGGGAGTAGTGCAGGAAGACGGCGAAGGCGGCGGTGAGCGCGGGTGTGGCCAGCACACCCGCGCTCAGCAGGGCGGGCCAGGAGGTGACCGGGTCCGTGCTGATCAGCAGCACCACCAGCGGCAGCGCACCGACCAGCAGCATCGCGTTGGTGCCGAGCACCAGGTACCCGATGCCGATCACCATCTCCCAGGTCTCGGCGGAGGGCCTGCGCAGCCGCGTCCTGGACCTGTTCGATGGCGCCACGGTGGCCATCATCAACCCTTGAGCCCGGATGTGGCGATGCCCTGGACGAAGTACCGCTGCCCGAGCATGAAGATCAACGCGATCGGCAGCACGGAGATCACCGAGCCGGTCATGATCAAAGCGTACTCAGCGTTGTACTGCGAGACGAAGGATTTCAACCCGATCTGAATCGTCCAGATGTCCCTGTCGCGCAGGTAGATGAGCGGGCCGAGGTAGTCGTTCCAGGTGTTCACGAACGTCAGCAGCGTCAGGGTGGCCACGGCCGGACCGGAGAGCGGCAGCACGATCTTGCGCCAGATCGAGTACTCGGACAGCCCGTCGATCCGGGCTGCCTCGGAGAGCTCCTCGGGGATGGACTCGTAGTACTGCTTCATCAGGAACACCCCGAATGCGCTGAACGTCTGCAGCGCGAGGATGGACCATAGCGTGTTCGACAGACCCGCCTTCGAGAGCATGATGAACTGCGGGATCATGTACGCCTGCCACGGCACTGCGATCGTGCCCACGTAGGTGAGGAACAGCACGTCCCGGCCCGGGAACCGCACCTTGGAGAATCCGTACGCGGCGAAGCTGCCCGTGAGGACCTGCAGGAAGGTCACGCTCACCGAGAGGATCAAGGTGTTCTTGACCCAGTTGAGCATGTCCGCCTTGGCCCAGATATCCAGGTAGTTGCCCCACACCACCGGATCCGGGAGCCACTGGATCGGCACGGAGAACACCTGGTTGTTGGTCTTCAGCGAGGAGGTGACCATCCAGAAGAACGGCAGCATGATCGCGGCGGCGGCCACGATCATGGCCGCGTACAGCACCACGCGTGCGACGATCCTGCGCCCCTGCTTGGGATCCTTGCGCAGTTGCGGGGCGTTCGTGCTGGGGCGATCGAGGGTGACGGTAGCCATCAGACCTCCCTCCTCTTGTTGAGCAGGAACTGCACCACCGTGAGGGCGAGGCAGATGAAGAACAGCACCACGGCCACGGCCGAGGCGTACCCGAAGTCGTTCTCCTCGAAGCCCTTGCGGTAGATGTACTGGGCGAGCACGAGCGTGGAGGTGCCGGGGCCGCCGTCGGTCATCACCAGGATCAGATCGAGGATCTTGAAGCTCTGGATGGTCAGGATCACGGTCACGAAGAACGTGGTGGGCCGCAGGCTCGGCACGGTCACGTTCCAGAACCGCTGGATCGCGTGAGCGCCATCCACCCGGGCCGCTTCATAGAGCTCGCGCGGGATGGCCTGCAGCCCGGCGAGGAACAACAGCATGTAGTAGCCCATCTCGCGCCACACGCTGACCAGCACGATCGAGGGCATCGACCAGGTGGCGGAGGTGGTCCAGCCGGGTGGGTTGTCGATCCCGAGGGCCATCAGGAACTGGTTGATCGGCCCGGAGTCGGGGGAGAACAGCATGTTCCAGACCACGGCGATGGCCACGATCGAGGTGATGTAGGGGAAGAACGCCACCGTGCGGAAGAACGCGATCCCGCGCATCTTGTGGTTCAGCAGCAACGCCAGGCCGAGGGAGGCCGCCAACGTGAGCGGGATGTGCATCACCGCGTAGTAGGCGGTGTTGGCCAGCGCCGTGTGGAAGGTGCCGTCGGTGATCAGCCGCTGGAAGTTCTCCAGGCCGATCCAGTTGGCCTGCCCGAATGCGTTCCACGAGGTGAACGCGAGGTAGAACAGGATGACCACCGGCGTCAGGGTGAGCACCGCGAATCCGATGAAGTTCGGGAGGATGAAGGTCCACCCGATGAATGTTCGGCGCAGGGTGAGCCGCCTGGAATTCCGGCGCGGCGGTGGCGTCGGGGCTGCGGCTACGTCCACGGCTGTGGTCGCCATGGTTCTCCTCGTTGATCAGTGGTGCCGACCGGCCGGCGATGGACGCACCGGCCGGTCGGCTCCGGGTATGGGGTGGGCTGGCTCAGCCGAGAACTTCGGACTGGGCCCGGTCCATCGCCTCAGCAATGCCGTCGGCCGGGGACACCGTGCCGGCGAGGATTGCCGAGTGCGCATCATTCAAAATGTTCTGCAGTGCGGCGGTCTCCGCTGCCACCGGGTTCTCCGGGAGCACCTCGTGCGTGGAGAAGGCGAACTGTGAGGTCTCGTCGGTGGGGATCCCGTCGATCGAGAAGTAGGTCTCGGTCACCGCGTCGCTCGTGATCGCCGGGGTGATGCCGATCTCGGCAAGCGCGGCAGCGGCGTCCTCACTGGCCACGAAGGCGAGGAAGTCCTGGGCGGCCGCTGCCGTGTCGGCGTCCACCGCCGGGTTGATCCCGATCCCGGTCGGGTCGGCGAAGGTCACGGGCATGTCCGTGGTGCTCGAGTCCACCTGCGGTGCCGGGGCGAAGCCCCAGTTGAACTCATCGGCGTCACCGCTCTCCTGCTGGGCGAGCAGGGTGGCCACGTACCAGGAGCCCATCGGCATCATCGCGGCCTCTTGGGTGCCGAACTGCGCCTGGTAGGTCACCGAGTTGGTGGTCACGGCGCCGAAGTCCATCTGCGCGCCGGCGTCCTGCAGTGCGACGACGCGCTCGTAGAAGGGCACCAGGTACTCCCACTCACCGGAGAGCAGATCGGCGTCCGGGACCTGAGCGTTCGCGAAGCCCTGCAGGGTGGACTGCCAGCTGTGCTGGTAGGTGCCGAGGGCGTCGCTACCGGAATCGGCGAGTGCGGTGGTCAGCTCCTCGGCGGTCGCGGCGTAGTCGTCCCACGTCCAGGAACCGTCCGGGTACTCGATCCCGGCCTCATCGAAGAGGTCCTTGTTGTAGTACAGGTACCAGGCATCCTGACGGTACGGAATGGCGTAGGTGGCACCGTCCACGGTGTAGGCGTCCATCCCGGTCACCTCATCGCTCACGCCCGAGGCCACCTCGGACAGGTCGAGCAGCTGGTCGCCGTCCTGGTAGGTGAAGAAGTTCTTCAGGTTCTTCAGCACGTACATGTCGGGGGCGGACCCGGCGGCCAGGTCGGCGATCATCTGGGTGTCGTACTCGGTGGCGTCGTACTCCTTGAGTTCGACGGTGATGTCCGGGTTCTGCTCCTGGTAAGCATCGGCGAGCACCTGGAACTCCGGGGTGGTGCTCAGGCTCCACCCGGCCAGAGTGATGGTGTCGACGGCGGACGCGTCGCCACCGCCGTCGCCGCCGTTGCTTCCGCCGTCGGCGTCACCGCTGCATGCGGTGAGCGTGAGCGCTGCGGCAGCGAGTGCCGCTGCGCCAGTCAGTAGTGTGCGCTTCATTGCGTGATCCTCTCCTCGAGGTCTCGTGCCCGGATGGGCGTGGTTGTGCTGGAGTCAGATGGTCCGCCATCGGCCCGGTCAACGATGTTGTCCAGGATGACGGCAGTACCGGTGCCGTCCGCCCACTCGATCCGGGCGTGACCCGCATCGATGTGGACGGAGGGGATTGCGGGCAGGCGGCCGATACCGGCCAGACCGAGTGCCAGGGCGTACCAGCCCGGGGTCGGTGAGCTGGTGAGGATGGCGACGCACGCGTGGGCGCCGAGCGGGGAGGCATCGTCGTGGTGGTCGGTGCGAACCGACGTCCATCCGCGCAGACCGTGCAGGCCGGCGGAGTGCGTGCGGGTCACCAGGGTGGTGCCGACGGCGGAGGCAGAGTTGTCCGAACCGGCCCCGTTGGTCTGTTCGTCCACCACGCCGGAGTCGTCTGCCAGGGCCCAGCCGCCCGCCTCGAGAGCTGTGGCGTCTGGAGAGGGGTCGTCCAGGTGCACCAGCCGGACCTCCCACGCCCCGTGCAGCACCGAGATCGTGGTGATCGTGCCGGCGTCGGTGGCCTCGCCCTGGGCGCCGGAGCCGTGCAATTGCTGCTCGTCGGCCGGGCGGATCCAGTGGGCGCGGGCTCGGGAGGCGGCAATGGCGGTGGTGCTCGCTGTGTTGTCGACCGGAAGAGTGAGCATCCCGCTGCGGTGGCTGCGCCGCCCCGCGGCATCGGTGAGTACCACGGACTGGTCCCGCGGCGCCTGCCAGGAGGCGGCGTCCAGGAGCGGGAAGGTGGCGGTGGAGTAGCCGAGGCGAGCGTAGAGCGGGGAGTCACCGCCGGTGCTGCCGGCGAGGGCATGGTCGGTGCCGTGGTTGCTCACCCGCACCACGCCGTCGGCAGCGGTTCCGCTGACCACCCAGCCCGGGGCGGCGATCGAACGCACCACATCGGCCGATTCGTGCGGCAGCTCCTCCTCGGGAGCGCTCCACACAGGATGATCGGCAGGCAGGGCCAGACCGAGCAAGCCCTTGCTGGCCCAGTAGGGGGATCCAGTGCCGGAGTAGGACTGGGCGAGGGCGCGCCAGGGCCGGTGCCAGCCGAGGTCGAGCAGACCTCGATCGTTGGGCACGTGCTGGGCGAAGTGATCCACCATGCCCAGAGCGGCGCGGCGCAACTGACCCAGCGGGACGGAGGGGACCTGTGCGAGGGCACCCACCCAGTACGGGGCGGCAGCGGCGAACCGGTAGATCAGGCTGCGACCCTGGATCAGCGGGGTGCCGTCAGTGCCGACCAGGTGCACGGCGTCGGCGAGGAACCGGTCCAGGCGTTCGGCGTCCAGGGTGGCGCGGGGCTTGGCGAGGTCGGCGGCACCGGACATCTGGGCCCACAGCGTGGGGAAGAGGTGCATCGCCCAGCCGATGTAGTGGTCGTAGGAGCGCTCGTCGCCGTCCCGGTACCAGCCGTCCTGCTCGTAGAACTCATCGTGCAGGGCCAGGTCGGCGCGGATGTCATCGAGACGGTGCGGGCCGCCCACGGAGCGCAGGAACGTCTCCACGCTCACGCGGAACCAGAGCCAGTTGCACCGGGGGTAGGTGTCATCGCCCACCACTTCGGCGAGGTAGTCGACGATCTGTTCCTGGACCACCGGGTCGAGGTGGTTCCAGAGCCACGGGCGGGTCATGTCCAGGATGAGCGCGAGCGAGGCGGCTTCGACCTTTGCCTGCGGGTGCTCAGTGGGCCGGACCCAGCGTTCAGAGCCGTGGGGGTCGGTGCCGGCTGCGAAGCCGCGAGCGTAGCGCTCGAGCAGGTGGTTCGGGTCGGCACCGCGTTCCCCTGTCACCCGGAATCCGGCGAGCAGGAAAGTGCGGGCGAACCCTTCGAGGCCGTCCACGGCGGTGCCGTATCCGCCCGGGGAGCCGGGGAGGGTGATCAGTGATCCGGCAGGGGAGCGGTACGGCTCGACGGCGGCCAGCAGGCCGTCCGCG
Protein-coding sequences here:
- a CDS encoding DUF2264 domain-containing protein, giving the protein MSEIDRTRVRGREDLAAFADGLLAAVEPYRSPAGSLITLPGSPGGYGTAVDGLEGFARTFLLAGFRVTGERGADPNHLLERYARGFAAGTDPHGSERWVRPTEHPQAKVEAASLALILDMTRPWLWNHLDPVVQEQIVDYLAEVVGDDTYPRCNWLWFRVSVETFLRSVGGPHRLDDIRADLALHDEFYEQDGWYRDGDERSYDHYIGWAMHLFPTLWAQMSGAADLAKPRATLDAERLDRFLADAVHLVGTDGTPLIQGRSLIYRFAAAAPYWVGALAQVPSVPLGQLRRAALGMVDHFAQHVPNDRGLLDLGWHRPWRALAQSYSGTGSPYWASKGLLGLALPADHPVWSAPEEELPHESADVVRSIAAPGWVVSGTAADGVVRVSNHGTDHALAGSTGGDSPLYARLGYSTATFPLLDAASWQAPRDQSVVLTDAAGRRSHRSGMLTLPVDNTASTTAIAASRARAHWIRPADEQQLHGSGAQGEATDAGTITTISVLHGAWEVRLVHLDDPSPDATALEAGGWALADDSGVVDEQTNGAGSDNSASAVGTTLVTRTHSAGLHGLRGWTSVRTDHHDDASPLGAHACVAILTSSPTPGWYALALGLAGIGRLPAIPSVHIDAGHARIEWADGTGTAVILDNIVDRADGGPSDSSTTTPIRARDLEERITQ
- a CDS encoding peptide chain release factor 3, producing MSHLCGRSIPDAPVELRPEGAKVTLYQEAARRRTIAVISHPDAGKSTLTEALALHAQVIGEAGAVHGKGNRSGVVSDWLEMERKRGISITSAALQFAWGDLVINLLDTPGHADFSEDTYRVLTAVDCAVMLIDSAKGLEPQTFKLFEVCRRRQVPVIAFINKWDRPGLEALELIDEINERLDREPQLVTWPVGIGGSDFGLLDAATGHVHAYRKAPGGAQLAEDNSLDAAAAREHFGDEDTRAREEAELLPALDPEAPKATVMPVLFGAALGNIGVRQLLETVERWAPAPHDRPTDSGEEREVDSPFSGFVFKMQAGMDPKHRDHVAYVRVCSGTFERGMILIHEPTGRSFATKYALSIFGRDREVTDLAYPGDVVGLVNAANLAVGDTLYDAAGPAVTFPPMPVFEPEHFAAARVADPSDSKKFRRGMDKLVQEGVVQRLVSELRGDGNPILAAVGPLQFEVASHRMEHEFGGRIVLDALPYSVARRVSAEDAATISGVSGVEIARRHDGVWLALLRDIYLARSIGRTHPDVTLHSLLADAS
- a CDS encoding DUF624 domain-containing protein, whose amino-acid sequence is MVIGIGYLVLGTNAMLLVGALPLVVLLISTDPVTSWPALLSAGVLATPALTAAFAVFLHYSRTHGTDVIRTFWRAWAVHLRRSLAIAAMWTATAVVLAVDVLALWGSRLGAVLTPVLVVLLVLATATALLALVASVERPEARLRDVLRASVYLGVRRWYLTLVSFLVLGLLAGLFVAHPALAVGLAATPLLYTAWGNSRYTLKPVLPVGSSIEA
- a CDS encoding putative quinol monooxygenase gives rise to the protein MSQVRLNGQLVCTDADQAATVLRYLPEHVALTRAEAGCLSFEVHRSDDPHVWHVDELFRDATAFRAHQERVAASEWGRATAGIERHYTVEGNA
- a CDS encoding carbohydrate ABC transporter permease encodes the protein MATTAVDVAAAPTPPPRRNSRRLTLRRTFIGWTFILPNFIGFAVLTLTPVVILFYLAFTSWNAFGQANWIGLENFQRLITDGTFHTALANTAYYAVMHIPLTLAASLGLALLLNHKMRGIAFFRTVAFFPYITSIVAIAVVWNMLFSPDSGPINQFLMALGIDNPPGWTTSATWSMPSIVLVSVWREMGYYMLLFLAGLQAIPRELYEAARVDGAHAIQRFWNVTVPSLRPTTFFVTVILTIQSFKILDLILVMTDGGPGTSTLVLAQYIYRKGFEENDFGYASAVAVVLFFICLALTVVQFLLNKRREV
- a CDS encoding ABC transporter substrate-binding protein — protein: MKRTLLTGAAALAAAALTLTACSGDADGGSNGGDGGGDASAVDTITLAGWSLSTTPEFQVLADAYQEQNPDITVELKEYDATEYDTQMIADLAAGSAPDMYVLKNLKNFFTYQDGDQLLDLSEVASGVSDEVTGMDAYTVDGATYAIPYRQDAWYLYYNKDLFDEAGIEYPDGSWTWDDYAATAEELTTALADSGSDALGTYQHSWQSTLQGFANAQVPDADLLSGEWEYLVPFYERVVALQDAGAQMDFGAVTTNSVTYQAQFGTQEAAMMPMGSWYVATLLAQQESGDADEFNWGFAPAPQVDSSTTDMPVTFADPTGIGINPAVDADTAAAAQDFLAFVASEDAAAALAEIGITPAITSDAVTETYFSIDGIPTDETSQFAFSTHEVLPENPVAAETAALQNILNDAHSAILAGTVSPADGIAEAMDRAQSEVLG
- a CDS encoding carbohydrate ABC transporter permease, which translates into the protein MATVTLDRPSTNAPQLRKDPKQGRRIVARVVLYAAMIVAAAAIMLPFFWMVTSSLKTNNQVFSVPIQWLPDPVVWGNYLDIWAKADMLNWVKNTLILSVSVTFLQVLTGSFAAYGFSKVRFPGRDVLFLTYVGTIAVPWQAYMIPQFIMLSKAGLSNTLWSILALQTFSAFGVFLMKQYYESIPEELSEAARIDGLSEYSIWRKIVLPLSGPAVATLTLLTFVNTWNDYLGPLIYLRDRDIWTIQIGLKSFVSQYNAEYALIMTGSVISVLPIALIFMLGQRYFVQGIATSGLKG